GAACGGCGCAGGAACTGCTCTCCGTTCCCGGCACCGCCTTCCTCCAGCAGCTTCGAGCACCGCAGGTTCAATTCCGTCTGCTCTCTGTGATTCGCTGTCAGTTCCTCCCGGACTTCAGCCAGCCGCGCCTCCACACTCTCTCTGCGCAGCAGCTCCGCCTTCAGCTGATCCCACTCCCGCTTCCGCAGCTCCAGCCAGGTTAAGAGGGCGGCTGGGGTAGGATGATAGGCAGTAGGATTGGTGGCGGGTCGACGATGCTGATCAGTAGACTCGGTAGCGGGTAGCTGGTGCTGTTCAGTAGGTTTGCTAGGTGATGGCGTCTGATAAGCAGATAAATCACTTGCGGATAGCAGCTGCTGGTCAATTGACGCGGTTGCCGATAGCGGATGCTGCTCTGTAGACTCCCTAGCGCGCTGCGATTGCTGCTCAGCTATATAGGGAATAGTATCTGGCCGGCCGGTCCCCGCAGCTGCAAGCAGCTTCAGCCCTTCCTGCTCATATAGCGCACATTCCGCCGCCAATCCGCTAAGCCGCGCAGACCATTTGGCCTCCTGGCGCAGCAGCTCATGGCCCTGCTCTGCCAGGGCGAAGATATCCGGCAGGCCGTCCGGCGACAGCCCTTCGGGGAGTCTCCGCTGACGCAGCCATTCTTCGTAGCGTGCCGCCAGCTCTGTGAAGCGGGCCTCCGCTTCCTCCAGCTCGCCGGTCAGCACCTGCTCCTGTCCGCTCAGCTGTGCAAGCTCCGTCCGGCAGGCCTCGACCTCAGCGGCCTGCCGGTCTACGCGCTGGCGCCAGGTGCCCCAGGCCTCCATCAGCCGGCGCAGCTCGCGCATCCCGGCCTCCAGCCCGCTGGCGTCCGGGCTGTTGCCGGTTGCTGCGCTGCCGCGCTCCCCGGCAGCGAGCAACTGCCCGCGCAGCCGCAGCATCTCCGCTGCGGCCTTGCCCGCCTCCCCGCCGCCCGGCTCCGGCGGGGAACTAGCCGCCCCCGCTGCGCGCAGGGCGGCCCAGAGCCACAGGTCCGCTGCGGCCAGCAGGCCGAGCGCGGACCACGCGCTGACCGGCGGCGCGCCGGTCAAGAGCAGCGCAGGCGGCAGCAGCAGCGTAAGCGCTGCGACCGCCTGCAGGAAGCGCCGGTAGCGTGCCGCCCGGCGCCCGTTCGCGCCGGGGCGGCTGCCCCCGGCGGTATCCCCGCGGCGCGAGGCTGACGCGCCGCCCTCCAGGCCGAGCTGCGCTTCGCGCCAGCGCTCGGCGGCCTGCTGCAGCTCGTCCCAGAGCTGCACCAGTTCACGCGGGCTGTGCGGAGCTAAGCCCGCGAAGTCCGCCGCGCCGCTGGCGTGCTCCTGCGCCAGCAGGCGCTCGGCCGCCTGCAGCGCAGCAGCGGCGGCGGCCTTGCGGGCGCGGAGGCTCAGCAGCTCCGCGCCCCGGGTCTCCATTTGCCGGTCATACCCGGCAAAGGAGGCGGCGTAACGCCGCGCGGCCTCGCGGTCTGCGGCGGCCGGGGTGAAGCCCGCAAGCTCTGCGGCATCCCAGCCTGCGCCAATGCTGCGCAGCAGGCGTTCGAGCTGCTCCTGCAGAGCCGTCAGCTCCGCCTGAATCCGCTGCTGCTCCGCCCGCTTGTCCTCATAGCTGCTGCGGCTGCGGTCCAGCGCTTCGAGCGCAGACCCCTGCTCCGCAAGCAGAGGATCAGGCGGATTCGCCGCAAGCTCTGCGGTAAGCTCCGCCGTAAGCCGTTCCAGCCGGAACGCTGCACCCTGCAAGCTGCGCAGATCGGCTTCCAGTGACCTCCAGCGTTCCGCCCCGTTATCCGGGAACGATGCAATCACAGGAAGCTCCTCCAGCTCCAGCCGGCCTTCGCTCCATTTCAGCCACAGCTCCCGGATGTCCTGCGCCTTGCGCAGCTTCATCAGCCTTGCTCCGGCGAGCTCGCGGTCCAGCTTCATCTGCTCCAGCTGCTGCTCCGCAGCTTCCAGAGCCAGGGTGTTCCCGTTATATCTCGGCAGATAAGAGCGGCTCTCCGCTACCTCCTGCTCCAGCTTCCCGATAGACTGTAGAATTCTGGCCGCCTCCTGGACCTTGCCACGCGGCTTGTAGAGCTTCTCGGCCTCCTGGACCAGACGCTTCTCGGCCCGCATAATCTCCCCGCCGCCGCCCATCCCGGCATGGAACAGGTAGCTGCTCATTTCCCCGGACTGCAAGGCACCCAGCTCCTGCAGCTCGTCAAGCGAGACAGCGAACAGCTGGCGGAACATGCTCCGGGAGATGCCGCCAAGCAGACGCCGCTCCAGCTCCGCCTGATTCAGCTCCTCCGTGCGGCCATCCGGATGGAGGATGGCAATATGCAGCTTCTCCGCTCTGCCCGGCCCGGCGCCACCGGAAGCATACCGGCGGATGGTCCATAATGCGCCGGACTCGTCCCTTGCTTCCAGCACCCCGCCGTGCGTCCCTCCTTGCAGCGGCTCGTACCGTTCAGCCGGATTCCCCCGGCCGGGGATGCCGTACAACATGGCACGGATGAACTGCAGGGTCGTGCTTTTACCAGCCTCGTTGCGTCCGAACAGAACCGTGACCCCTTCATTCAGTCCGATCTCCCGCTGAGCCAGCCTTCCGTAGCCGCCTATCCGCAATGAATCGATCTTCATTCCTCTACCTCCCCGCCTGGCTGTCCATCGCCATCTCCTGCATGCGCAGCAGAATACGCCTTGCCTTCTTCCTCAGCATTCAGCAGCGTCCCGCCCTCTTCCAGTCTGCTCAGCAGGGTGATTCCCAGCTCTGCTGCACCTCTCAGCCATTCCTGCTTCTCTTCGGCTCCTACGGATAACAACAGCCTGCGCAGCTCCTGATTCTCCATCAGCGGTCTCAGCGCAGTAGCGACCAGCTCGTCAAGCTCTGCCGCATTCCCGCTACTGCGCCCGGCAAGCCGCAGCATTTCACCCAGGAAGCTGTCCTCCAGAAGCAAGTGTTCCCGGTCAACCGCAAGTCCCGTTTCGATGGAGAAGCCTTCCGTCCAGACCAAGCCCGCATATTCCTTGCGCACCGCGCGCACAGTTTCCCGCCGCTGGAGCTCGGTGAGCAGATCATCCGCCGCCCCCTTTTCAGCCAGCACCTTATGTATTTCGCCCCGCCCGGTCAGACGGAACCTGACCACAGACATCATCTGCGGAGTCTCTCTGCGGATATCTTCCACTGCATTCTCTACAGCTAGGGTCCACTCTGCCTCGTCAGCCAATCCTTCAATAGAGAGCTCGCGGACCTGCCAGCGTACACTGTCCAGTTCATGGAAATCCAGCCGGGCGGCACCCTCTGCACTGACATCCACCGTATAACAGCCTTTTGGCCCGGTCTCCTTAATGCTTCTTCCTTGAATGTTGCCCGGATATACGATAGGCGGATGCTCATGGAGAATACTCCGCTTATGAATATGCCCCAGCGCCCAATAGTCATAGCCTCTGCCGATCAGATCCTTCCGGGTGCACGGGGAGTACGTCTCATGCTGGAGATCCCCGTCCACATTGCCGTGCAGCAGGGCGATGTGGAACAGGCTGCTGCCCGGCTGGCGGCTGAAGCGCAGAGCTGTATTCTCTGTCACTTTGGAGGTCGGATAGGAGATGCCGCTAACCACAGCTACCTCCCGTCCGTCTTCCCTGCGGCGGGCAGTAACGCGCTCCGGCTCACTGCCGCCGAATACCGTAACATGGGCAGGCGATGCCGAGCTAAGGCGAGGGCCGTCCAGCGGATCATGGTTACCGTGGATCAGGAATACCTGAATCCCGTGGCGTCCGAGTTCCTCCAAGGCCTCCCGGAACCGGAGCTGCCCCTGAAGCGAAGCATCCGAGACATCGTAGACATCGCCGCTAATCACCACGAAATCCACCTTTTGCAGGATGGCTACGCCAACAAGCCGCCCGAGGGCGGCAAAGGTGGACTCCCGGAGATAGGAGCGGATATCCTGCGGGAGATGGACCAGACCGGCGAACCGGCTGTCCAGATGCAGATCCGCAGCATGCAGGAAACGAAAAGGAATCATAGCCTCACCCCTTCATTCCCGGCTGGAACTGCAGATAGGTTTTCTTCAGTTCATTGGCTACACGTGTCAGGGAATAGAGGCTCTTTGCTTTATCCCAAGCCGAGCGCGACAGCTCATAGCGGTAGCCGGGGTCAGTGATTACTTTTTCCAGAGCATCTGCCAGTCCCAGTTCATCATCCGGATTCACCAGCAGCCCGTTCACCCCGTCCTCAATCTGCTCGGGAATGCCGCCCACATTCGTCCCGACCAGCGCCAGACAGCTCAGCGCAGCCTCGGCAAATACCGAACCGAACGCCTCCGCCCGCGAAGGCAATACAAAGATATCGAAGAACGGCATGAATTCCTCAGGATGCAGCGTATAGCCGTAAAAAATAGTCTCATTATATATACCCAGCTCCTGCGCAAGCCTCTCCAGCTCCGCCCGGCTCGGTCCGTCACCGATAATATGCAGCACATATTCATGCCCCCGCTTCTTCAGCTCGGCACAGGCCTTGAACAGAATATCGATGCCTTTGGCCGGCACCAGACGGGTAACCGTGACCAGCTGCGGAATGTCATTCTCATGCGGGACAGGCTTGAACCGCTTCTCATCGAATCCGTTCGGGATCACTCCGATGCTGTCCGGCCGCTCAATATAAGGAGTCATATAATCAGCAAAAGCACGCGAAACCGTCATCAGCCGGTCACTCACATGCTCCAGCTCCCGGTAAATGGCGACCAGAAACTGATGCTCAAGCCCCCCCTCGCGGATCAACCCGTTCAGAATCAATTCACGCTCATAGCTGGAGTGCAGCGTCTGAATCAAGGGGACATCCGGATAAATTCTCTTCATCGCCAGACCCGCAATCGGATGATGGGCATGGATCAGATCATAATTTTTGCTCATGCGCAGCTTGGTCCACCAGATATAATCCCGGTAGGTCTGAATGTATTTTTGTACAACCGGACTTTCCCCGTACACGGTCCAATCGAAGGTCTCGAAGACAATGTCTTCACGTCCCTTGCCCCGGATGCGCTTCGGCAGCCAGAACAAATCCATCTCCCAGCGGCTCGAGCGGAAGCGTTCCTGCAGATAAGGGATCATAGAAGATACACCACCGGGCTGCTCCGGCGGGAAGAATAGCGCTTGCAGCAAGTTCATATTGGTACATCTCCCTTTACAATTGCCCTATTTACGGTGAAGGCCGGCAATTATGATATAGTTGTGTATATGTACAATAATAAATACGGGTACAGCTACAGGTATAGGTACGCTAAGGTTCCATATCCTAATTTTATCGGTATCCACCCGAAACAGCAACTAAGATGACAGCTTTACTTATCTTGGATTTTGACTAGAGGAGAATGAAAGATGAATGAAGAACGGCTGCCTGCCGCTTACACCGCTAACATTAGAGAGATGCTGGGGGATACGGCGGACGCTTTTCTGGAGAGCTATCTTGCTAAGCGGACCCAGGGTCTGCGGTTCAATACGTTAAAAAGCAGTGCACCTTCCGGCCGCGCCGCAGCGGAGCAGGCAATCGCACAATTCGGCCTGTCACAGGTAGCATGGTGCCCATCAGGTTTCTACTATGAGGAACCGGTTCGGCCGGGAAGACATCCTTATCATACCGCCGGACTATATTATATTCAGGAGCCCTCCGCAATGTCCGCAGCCGAGCTGCTGAAGCCGCTTCCCGGAGAGATCGTACTCGACCTGGCGGCCGCTCCCGGCGGCAAAACCACCCATATCGCCTCACTGATGCAAGGTCAAGGGCTGCTCATCTCCAATGAAATCCACCCGGAGCGGGCCAAAATCCTGGCCGAAAACGTCGAGCGGCTCGGCATAAGCAACACCCTGGTTACCTCCGCAGCTCCCGGTGATCTCTCCAAAAGATTCCCTGAGGTATTCGACCGCATTATGCTGGACGCGCCTTGCTCCGGCGAAGGGATGTTCCGCAAAGACCCTGCAGCGATGGACGAATGGTCCCCGAAGCATGTGGAGATCTGTGTAGCCAGACAGTGGGATATTCTGCAGGATGCGTATCTGATGCTGAAGCCTGGCGGTCATATGGTCTATTCGACCTGTACCTTCAACCGCCAGGAGAATGAGGAGACGATGGAGCGCTTCGTGCAGACCTATCCCGAGATGGAGCTGATCGTTACGAAGCGGCTGTGGCCGCATCTGGAGCGGGGTGAAGGGCATTTCGTGGCTCTGCTCCACAAGGCTTCTTCCGCTGACCAGACAGAATCCACTCCACGTAAAAGCAAAGGCAAGCGCGATGAACGCGGCAGTAACGGCCCGAAGACAAGTTCTACGCTTAGGGAGGCCTATCAACAGTTCATGAGCTGGTCGGAGGCAGAGCTGCCCGGATTCGCCGGACACGGTGTACCGCTTCTCTTCGGCGAATCCCTGTATTTGCTGCCTGAGGCATTCACTGAGCGGTTGCACACCGGGATACTGGACGGGCTCAAGGTGCCGCGTGCCGGACTTCATATTGCCCATCTCAAAAAGAACCGGATTGAGCCTGCCCACGCTCTGGCCATGGCTCTCCGGCCGGATCAGGCGGCGCGCAGTTATGATATGTCTGCGGATGGCCCGGAGATCCAGGCCTGGCTGCGCGGCGAGAGTCTGCCGGTTCCGCCAAGCCTGCACGGCTGGACGCTGGTAACCGTAGACGGCTTGCCCGTAGGCTGGGGCAAAGCCAGCTCCGGCCAGCTCAAGAATCATTTGCCCAAGGGTCTGCGGATTCTAAAAGCCCATCTTGACGAGGTTTAGGCAGTTGACCAGTTCATGAAGCCTCCCTACGCATATGATGTCATTATCCCATGGCAGTCCGCCGGACTTAAGCGGCGGCAAGTGGGAACAGACATGAATCAAGGGAGGAATCAGACATGGGTGCAGGTGTAGGCTTCACTTCGACCGGTGCGATTTTGGTACTCTTCATATTGCTCGTAATCATTTCCCGTTCGTTGTTCGTCTAATTCCGCTATAAGCAGCACAGCACACGGACCTCAAGCAGCCCGCTCCCTTTTATGGGGGCAGGCTGCTTTTTCGATTCTCCTGATCGCGGGTAATAATTCTAAAATATGGAATTTTCACTTAAACCATACCTGTTATAATGGAGGTGATTATTTATATTAGAAGTATCGGAGGGATTACTCTGAAATTGTCTAAAAACAAGACTATGATTGTGTGCTCTGCGGTTGTAGTTGTCATGGTTATCATAATAATGCAACATTTCCCTACTCAAGAGAAACTCTCCGACTATACCGTTGTAAATGATGGTGTTGTGCTAACTAAGCAATTTAGTATCAGATCCAAAACTGCACAACAAAACACATCAGCAGTAGGATCGATTTTTGTGTGGGGCGAAAAAGCAATGGCCAAGCGCATACGAATTGTTACTTCGTTTGAAATTGATCCTAAAGATTTCGGCGGAATGACTATCTACATTCCGAAGAAATGGTATATCGCCAACATTCTAAGCAATTTCCCTGAGAATCAAAAAACATCACTACAGCCATTTACTTCCGAAACTGATATGAACCTAGGTAAGGAGTGGAGAAATAAGGTTGAAGTCGGTGTAACAAATCTACAAAATCCGGCAGGCGGTGGAAGTGGAATGATAATTATTGATCTAGTATCCGATAGCAAAACAATTTTACCTTCGGAAAATTTCAACATTATGGTTTCCGTTGGCTCCGATACCAAAGGCGGCGTAAGGTCGGTAGGCGTCAATTCAATTAAAATCCCAATCTCTGTGAAAGCTGAGATCTCTGCTCCCGAATCTTCAGGATCTAACCTATACAGCATTAACTCGTCAGTGGAATTAGTCAACCGACATTGCTGATACAAGTATTCAATTATGCAACGAAATTTCCAGTCACTGAATCAGAAGCTTAAGCGAAATTCAATTATCATTGTCGGACTTGAAGTAGAGTAGCTTCTTAAAAGCTTAAAGCGGCAAAAAAAGGGCGATTCTCCGTTATTGGAGGATCGCCCTTTTGCATTTTTGGTTGTTCGCTACTTAGCAAGAAGATTAGATATGCTGAGTGTTCAAGCAGTCAGCAAGACAAACAATACTTCACCAGTGCATCGCGCACGCCGTTCGCATTATTGGTGCCGGTGATCACATCTGCGGCTGCTTTGACCTCCACCGGAGAGTTATCCATCGCCACACCCAGACCGGCATAAGTCAGCATGGAGATATCATTATAATAGTTGCCGATCGACAGCACCTGTTCTTGCGGGATGCCAAGCTCGGCTGCCAGGTGCTTCAGGGCATTGCCTTTGGAGGATTCCGGGTGCATCAAATCAACGAAGAACTCTCCGCTGCGCAGAATATTGTACTGCTCTCCCCAAGTAGCCCACTCCCGCTGCGCTTCATCCAGAATATCAGACTGCGTGAACACAGTGAATTTCACAATCGGTTCGCGGAACTCATCCCAGGCCGGAAGAGATGCAGGCATAATGCGGAAATGCTCATACATAAAGTGGGCTTCCTTGGTCAGGTTCTCCACATTGTCCACATACATCTCAAACGCAGTGTTCACATCAAAATGGATATCGCGCTCGCGGCAATAGGCAATGTACGGGTCCAGCCCTCTGGCGTCCAGCCCATACTGGTGCAGTACCTTACGGTCCTTTACACTCACCGTAGCCGCTCCGTTATGGCCCAGCACATACCCCGACAAGCCCATCTCCTCCATAAAAGGAATCGAATTCTGCGGACTGCGTCCTGTGCAGAGTACAATCTGCCCGCCCTGACGCGTAACCTCGGCAATCGCCGCTTTGTTCTCTTCACTGAGTTGATGATCATCATTCAGCAGTGTTCCGTCTACATCCAGTGCAATCAGTTTGTATTTCATACCCCATCATCCTATCTCTGTATAGTATACCGCCAGGCATTTCCCTGCTTCACCATTCATTGGCAGCTCATTGAGATCAAGCTGCTCCCGGCGTACCTAATCCCTATAAACTAAGCTTCTGTTTAACGGACTCCAAAGACGCTAATTCGGCACAAAAGGTTATTTTAAGCGTCTAACGGACCCGAGTGTACTTATCTCCTCACCAGTGGTTGAAATTACGCCAAATAGCTGCCAATAAAGGCCGTGGAGTCCGTGAACAGATGAAAATCAGCCTTTTTGCCGAAATAAGCGCATCTTAGTCCGTTACGGGCAGTCAGGCAGTCGGGCAGTCGGGCAGTCAGAGGTGTATGCCCTAACGCTTCAGCAGCTCCAGCTCACGGGCCGTGAGCTCCCGGCAGGCTCCCTCAGGCAGAGTCTCATCCAGCTTCAGTTCGCCCATTGACACCCGTTTCAGGAACACTACCTTCTTCCCGACAGCCACGAACATCCGCTTCACCTGATGGAATTTGCCTTCCGTAATGGTGAGTGAGATATACGACAGCACGCGGCTGCCCCGTTCTCTGCTTAGAATGCTAAGCTGCGCGGGCAGGGTCACATAACCATCCTCAAGCGTAACGCCCTCGGCAAAAGCAGCCACATCCGCTGCATCGACTTCACCCTCGACGGTAGCCTCATAGGTCTTGGGGACATGCTTGCGCGGGGACAGCAGCTCATGTGCCAGCTTGCCGTCATTCGTGAGCAGCAGCAGACCCACGGTATCCTTATCCAGCCGACCGACCGGGAACGGCTCGAACAGCGCATGCTCCTGCTTCAGAAGATCCAGAACCGTACGGTCCCGTTTGTCTTCGGTGGCGGATAATACGCCCGGCGGTTTATTCATCATCAGATAGATGAATTCCCGGTAGAGGACCGGCTCCCCGCCAACCTCTATGCGGTCCTGCTCCGGGTCTACATGGAACCCGCTGTCTTTGACGACAGCTCCATTTACTGTGATCAGACCCTGCTTGGCCTGCTTGCGGATATCGCTGCGCGAGCCGATCCCCATGTGGGACAGCACCTTGTCAATCCGTTGCTTCTTATTCGCAGTTGCTCCTGTAGCCATACTCTAAGTCCACCTCCAGCCTGCGGGATATTCGTTCTTCAGTAGTCCGTCCTGCCATTTGCCCCAACCCACGCTGAAGCCGTCGATGCAGACGAGGGTATAGCCTTTGTAAGCATGTCCTTCCTTAATCGACAGGCGCTCTGCGGGGATCGACAAGGTCTCCCCCTTCAGGTAGGACACCGCTTCTCCGCTGGCGCTGGATAGCGATACCCAGCGGCTGCATTCCTCAGGACGCAATGCTGTAGCGAGCGGATGACCGGGAACGAATCTGCCGCTCTTGATCTGCCCCACATACCAGCCCGGCCGAACCGTCTTCAGACCATCCAGCCCTTCACGCGGCAACGGAGAGATATATAGATGGTCGCCGAACCATATCGCATGTCCGGGCGGCTGTGTCCCCAGCAGCTCTTGAATAAAGTCTGCATAGACCGCGAACGCTATCGCTTCCCCGCCAGTTCGCTGTGACTGCGGACCTGGACCCGTTCCGGCTCTACCAGAGCCGGAGCCGTGTCCAGATCCGCGTCCTCCCTTGCCGCCCCGGCCGTGATCTGCCCTGCCGGGAACTGCCTTACTGTGAAAGTCTGTTTTCGCAGCCTTGCTCCGGGGTGCGGCAGACAGACTTCTCTCTCTCTTATCATTTCTTGCTTTTACATTCTCTAAAGTGTCTGTCACCGTAGCTCCATTCTCTGCGGCCCCGGCCTCAAATGCCTCTCTCGCAGGTCCGCCACTTCCGTCATGGCGCAATACCGCCATGAAATGCCCTTCCCCCTTGACCTTATGCGGCCACAGCCGCGCCGCACCCGGCAATGGGCCGAGTCCGGCAGCGAACGGACCGGTTCCGCCTACGGGAACCAGCGAGAACTCAGGATGCCCGGACAGGAATCCGGCAATCATCTCCTCGTTCTCCTCCAGAGCGAACGTGCAGGTGGAGTACACCATAGTACCGCCGGACTTCAGCGCTGAAGCAGCGGCCTGCAGAATTTCCCGCTGCATCTCCGCATATTTGGCCGGTGTCCCCGGCTCCCATTGCTTGACCATATCCTCGTCCTTGCGGAACATGCCCTCTCCCGAGCAGGGGGCATCGATTAGAATCCGGTCGAAGAACCCCGGGAAGGCCGCCGCAATCCGCTCAGGGCTTTCGTTGAGTACAATGCCGTTCCGTACTCCGTACAGCTCCAGATTCTTGGCGAGCGCCTTCGTCCGTTCAGGATGCAGGTCATTGCTGACCAGCAGGCCTTCGCCCTGCAGCTTGGCGGCAATCTGGGTAGACTTGCCGCCCGGGGCTGCGCACAGATCGAGCACCCGGTCCCCCGGTTGAACGTCCAGCAGTTCAACCGGGGCCATGGCACTCGGCTCCTGAATATAGTACAGTCCCGCATGATAATAAGGGTGCTTGCCGGGTCTGGCTCCCTCTCCGGTATAGAAGCCCGAAGGGCACCAAGGAATCGGCTCAAGGGTGAAGGGGGAACGCTCCCGCAGCCCGTCCAGCGTTATTTTCAGTGTATTGGCACGGATTCCCCCGTAGGGTGACTGCTGATAGGTATCTGCGAATTGCTCATATTCCGGTCCCAGCAGCTCTTTCATACGCTGCGCGAAAGCTCCGGGCAGTTGTGCTGTCATGATGCCTTCCTCCCGCTCAAATAATCAGGAACACCCCTGCGGGTGCTCCTGTTGTACCTTACTATAGTCAAGCGCCACCCGGGCTGTGCCTGGGTCTGTCCGGCCGCTGCGGCCCGCGCCGCTGGGGCAGCACAGGCGGAGTAGACTCAGCCGCCAGCCTGACCTCTTCCTCCAGCACAGGGTCTACGATGCGGATTGTGAGATCATAATAATCAAAGGACTGATCGTTGTAAGCCTCCAGACGGGCAACATACTCCCCAGCTTCCCGGACCAGCTTCGCCAGATCAATACCCAGCGTCACCGCCGGATATCTGCCCAGTACCTCATGAGACTGCTTCAGCAGAATCAGGCCACCGCGCACATTGGTATTACGGAAATGGTACAGCCCGACTGCCACCTGCAGCAGAGCTTTGTATAACGGATCACGCTGCTTCTCCAGCCATAATTCCTCAAGCACCTCATGACATTCGAAATAATCCCTGTCCCGGTTGAAGTAAATGAGGTAGGCCAGATAGAGCGGCTCATAAGCCATCCGGCTCGCTGCCCTTCTTGGCATTCGAGAGCAGCTCGCGCACATGGTCCAGCAATTCCTTCATTGCATCCATATCCTGAGCCTGCCAGATCGCATTGAACCGTTCCTGGCTCTCAATCGCTTCATTCACAAGATGATAGAAATACAGCTGATGAATGGCCTTCAGCAATTGGGTCGTCATGTTCGAGTTCTCCTCGAAGGTCTTCTGGGCCTCCAGAATCTCTTCCCGGATGCTCGACATCTCGCTGTCCAGAATGGAAGCCGCTTCTGCTGCCGTCTTCAGGCGCACCCGCATTTCATCGGGCAGGCTCTCCCGGTATTTATAATTCAGCGAATGCTCAATGGTTGCCCAGAAGTTCATCGCCAGTGTACGGATTTGAATTTCAGCCAGTACAATCTTTTGACCCAGCGCAGTCTGTACCGGATACCGGATGATCATATGGAAGCTGCGGTAGCCGCTTTCCTTATAATTGGTAATGTAGTCCTTCTCATATAATACTTCAAGGTCCTTGCGGGCGCGGATGTATTCCGCCACTCTGCGGATATCCTCGACGAACTGGCACATAATGCGAATGCCGGCGATATCCTCGATGCCCGTTTCCAGATCCTCCATTTTTACGTTTAACCGTTTGGCCTTCTCAAGTATGCTAGACAGCCGCTTCACACGGCCGGTAACGAATTCAATCGGAGTATATTCTTCCCTTTTCTTGAGTTCGGAGCGCATCGTCTTGAATTTAACCTTCAATTCCTCCACCGTTTGTTCATAAGGAAGCAGAAAAGTTCCCCAGTCCCTGACGTCCATCGCCTTGTCCTCCTGTCCATTCATCCTTCAGTGATGATCAGCGCCTACCGCATCAAGGAGCCGCTGGAAGCCGTCCCGCCGCAGCAATTGCCGTAATCCGGCATGCACTCTACGGTTAACCTCCGGCCCTTCATAGATGAGTGCTGTATAAATTTCGACCAGACTGGCGCCCGCCCGTATCTTATCGTAAGCATCCTGGGCTGTAAAAATCCCGCCCGACCCGATAATCGGCAGCTTGCCGCCAGTCTGACTGTAGATTCTGCGGATAATCTCTGTAGAACGTTCGCGCAGCGGCTGGCCGCTCAGCCCGCCCGTTTCACCGGCTTTGTCGCTCTGCAGCCCTTCACGGGAGAGTGTCGTATTGGTGGCAATAATGC
The sequence above is a segment of the Paenibacillus sp. FSL R7-0204 genome. Coding sequences within it:
- a CDS encoding Cof-type HAD-IIB family hydrolase, whose protein sequence is MKYKLIALDVDGTLLNDDHQLSEENKAAIAEVTRQGGQIVLCTGRSPQNSIPFMEEMGLSGYVLGHNGAATVSVKDRKVLHQYGLDARGLDPYIAYCRERDIHFDVNTAFEMYVDNVENLTKEAHFMYEHFRIMPASLPAWDEFREPIVKFTVFTQSDILDEAQREWATWGEQYNILRSGEFFVDLMHPESSKGNALKHLAAELGIPQEQVLSIGNYYNDISMLTYAGLGVAMDNSPVEVKAAADVITGTNNANGVRDALVKYCLSC
- a CDS encoding pseudouridine synthase; translated protein: MATGATANKKQRIDKVLSHMGIGSRSDIRKQAKQGLITVNGAVVKDSGFHVDPEQDRIEVGGEPVLYREFIYLMMNKPPGVLSATEDKRDRTVLDLLKQEHALFEPFPVGRLDKDTVGLLLLTNDGKLAHELLSPRKHVPKTYEATVEGEVDAADVAAFAEGVTLEDGYVTLPAQLSILSRERGSRVLSYISLTITEGKFHQVKRMFVAVGKKVVFLKRVSMGELKLDETLPEGACRELTARELELLKR
- a CDS encoding RsmB/NOP family class I SAM-dependent RNA methyltransferase, with amino-acid sequence MTAQLPGAFAQRMKELLGPEYEQFADTYQQSPYGGIRANTLKITLDGLRERSPFTLEPIPWCPSGFYTGEGARPGKHPYYHAGLYYIQEPSAMAPVELLDVQPGDRVLDLCAAPGGKSTQIAAKLQGEGLLVSNDLHPERTKALAKNLELYGVRNGIVLNESPERIAAAFPGFFDRILIDAPCSGEGMFRKDEDMVKQWEPGTPAKYAEMQREILQAAASALKSGGTMVYSTCTFALEENEEMIAGFLSGHPEFSLVPVGGTGPFAAGLGPLPGAARLWPHKVKGEGHFMAVLRHDGSGGPAREAFEAGAAENGATVTDTLENVKARNDKRERSLSAAPRSKAAKTDFHSKAVPGRADHGRGGKGGRGSGHGSGSGRAGTGPGPQSQRTGGEAIAFAVYADFIQELLGTQPPGHAIWFGDHLYISPLPREGLDGLKTVRPGWYVGQIKSGRFVPGHPLATALRPEECSRWVSLSSASGEAVSYLKGETLSIPAERLSIKEGHAYKGYTLVCIDGFSVGWGKWQDGLLKNEYPAGWRWT
- a CDS encoding DUF309 domain-containing protein encodes the protein MPRRAASRMAYEPLYLAYLIYFNRDRDYFECHEVLEELWLEKQRDPLYKALLQVAVGLYHFRNTNVRGGLILLKQSHEVLGRYPAVTLGIDLAKLVREAGEYVARLEAYNDQSFDYYDLTIRIVDPVLEEEVRLAAESTPPVLPQRRGPQRPDRPRHSPGGA
- a CDS encoding GTP pyrophosphokinase: MDVRDWGTFLLPYEQTVEELKVKFKTMRSELKKREEYTPIEFVTGRVKRLSSILEKAKRLNVKMEDLETGIEDIAGIRIMCQFVEDIRRVAEYIRARKDLEVLYEKDYITNYKESGYRSFHMIIRYPVQTALGQKIVLAEIQIRTLAMNFWATIEHSLNYKYRESLPDEMRVRLKTAAEAASILDSEMSSIREEILEAQKTFEENSNMTTQLLKAIHQLYFYHLVNEAIESQERFNAIWQAQDMDAMKELLDHVRELLSNAKKGSEPDGL